In Chelonia mydas isolate rCheMyd1 chromosome 20, rCheMyd1.pri.v2, whole genome shotgun sequence, a single genomic region encodes these proteins:
- the AQP6 gene encoding aquaporin-6 produces MWKEVLSVTFYRAVFSEFLATSIYVFFGLGSALRWPSALPTILQISITFNLAAATVVQIAWNVSGAHVNPAVTMAFLFGSRISLARAACYMVAQLAGGIAGAATLYGVTPAEVQGSLAINMVRSNITSGQAVAVELILTFQLVLCYFASTDRHRNANSPATFIGLSVGLGHLIGIYFTGCSMNPARSFGPAVIVNKFTVHWIFWVGPMTGAILASLMYNVLLYPDLKSISQRLAILKGTFDVEAEDMEEAKQNRQPVSLINVIQRV; encoded by the exons ATGTGGAAGGAGGTGCTGTCTGTGACCTTTTATCGGGCTGTTTTCTCTGAGTTCCTAGCCACCTCCATCTACGTCTTCTTTGGCCTGGGCTCAGCCCTCCGCTGGCCCTCAGCCCTCCCCACCATCTTACAGATCTCTATTACCTTCAACTTGGCTGCAGCTACTGTGGTCCAGATTGCCTGGAATGTCAGTGGTGCTCATGTCAACCCAGCTGTGACTATGGCCTTCCTGTTTGGCTCTCGTATCTCTTTGGCAAGAGCTGCTTGCTATATGGTTGCCCAGCTGGCCGGAGGCATCGCTGGAGCAGCCACGCTGTATGGAGTGACGCCTGCAGAGGTCCAAGGAAGCTTAGCCATTAACATG GTGCGGAGCAACATCACTTCTGGACAAGCAGTTGCTGTTGAGCTCATTCTCACCTTTCAGCTGGTTCTTTGTTATTTTGCTTCCACCGACAGACACAGAAATGCCAACTCCCCAGCCACATTCATTGGCCTATCCGTTGGTCTGGGACACCTGATTGGG ATCTACTTCACTGGCTGCTCCATGAATCCTGCAAGATCCTTTGGCCCTGCTGTCATAGTCAATAAGTTTACTGTTCACTGG ATTTTCTGGGTGGGCCCTATGACAGGTGCAATTCTTGCTTCTCTGATGTATAATGTACTTCTCTATCCTGACCTGAAGAGTATCTCGCAGAGGCTGGCAATTCTAAAAGGCACCTTTGATGTGGAGGCAGAAGATATGGAGGAAGCAAAGCAGAACAGGCAGCCTGTGTCATTGATAAATGTCATACAAAGGGTTTAA